The Gimibacter soli genome includes a region encoding these proteins:
- a CDS encoding outer membrane protein, translating to MMLNKTILSLSMLAVVAAPAMAADEKPFDGFYVGGEIGYSDFSLDIDAGDAEVSFDDSGLVYGGFAGWRKQFNSGLVLGLEGRISKPDFDLTLTDGDDTATLSSKEQYGIDGVVGYVPAALPNTLFYGKAGYTRARARAVLTGSVNSSETDSGDAFRWGGGVEQALTQNISLRAQAIRTNYESVDGADLNDWQMTGGLIFKF from the coding sequence ATGATGCTCAATAAAACGATCCTTTCGCTTTCGATGCTGGCAGTGGTTGCTGCCCCGGCCATGGCAGCCGACGAGAAGCCGTTCGACGGTTTCTACGTGGGCGGTGAAATCGGTTATTCCGACTTCAGCCTTGATATCGATGCCGGCGACGCGGAAGTTTCCTTCGACGACAGCGGTCTTGTTTATGGTGGCTTCGCCGGTTGGCGGAAGCAATTCAACTCCGGCCTCGTGCTCGGCCTTGAAGGTCGTATCTCGAAGCCCGACTTCGACCTGACCCTCACGGACGGCGACGATACGGCGACCCTGAGCTCCAAAGAACAATATGGTATCGATGGCGTTGTCGGCTATGTGCCGGCAGCCCTGCCGAACACCCTGTTCTACGGTAAGGCAGGCTACACCCGCGCGCGGGCCCGCGCTGTGCTGACCGGTTCGGTCAACAGCTCGGAAACCGATAGCGGCGATGCGTTCCGCTGGGGTGGTGGCGTTGAACAGGCGCTGACCCAGAATATCAGCCTGCGTGCCCAGGCCATCCGCACCAATTACGAGTCGGTTGACGGCGCTGACCTCAACGACTGGCAGATGACCGGCGGCCTGATCTTCAAATTCTGA
- a CDS encoding porin family protein, with product MLSKTILLAPMMAMVSVPVLAQEKPFDGLYLGGEIGRSDFDLDLEPGDQAVAFDDSGMIYGGVIGARSQFDSGLVLGVEGRIAEPDFNLSLTEGADVISLEPRMQYGVDGVVGFVPGAMPNTLFFGKAGYMRARSRMTFPGGETETDGTDAFRWGGGIEQSLSQNISLRAQAVRSNYDTVDNIDLKDWQVTAGLLFKF from the coding sequence ATGCTCAGCAAAACAATCCTTTTGGCGCCGATGATGGCGATGGTGTCCGTGCCTGTGCTTGCGCAGGAAAAGCCGTTCGACGGCCTGTATCTGGGCGGCGAAATCGGACGGTCTGACTTTGATCTCGACCTTGAGCCCGGCGATCAGGCAGTAGCTTTTGATGATAGCGGCATGATTTATGGCGGTGTCATAGGGGCACGGTCGCAGTTCGATTCCGGACTGGTGCTTGGTGTCGAAGGCCGCATCGCCGAACCCGATTTCAATCTCAGCCTGACCGAGGGCGCTGACGTCATCTCCCTTGAGCCGCGCATGCAATATGGTGTCGATGGTGTCGTCGGCTTCGTGCCGGGCGCCATGCCGAATACGCTGTTTTTCGGTAAGGCAGGCTATATGCGTGCCCGGTCGCGCATGACATTCCCGGGAGGTGAAACCGAAACGGATGGCACCGATGCCTTCCGCTGGGGTGGTGGTATCGAACAATCCCTGTCGCAGAATATAAGCCTCAGGGCGCAGGCCGTGCGCAGTAACTACGATACGGTCGATAACATCGATTTGAAGGACTGGCAGGTAACGGCAGGTCTTCTGTTCAAGTTCTGA
- a CDS encoding 2-isopropylmalate synthase has product MSGNDANRIRIFDTTLRDGEQSPGASMTLEEKIRIAEVLEAMKVDIIEAGFAIASNGDFEAVSKIAAQIKNSTVCSLARAATADIDRAAEALKSAKSSRIHTFIATSPLHMRVKLQMEPSAVLEAIHRSVSHARSRMGDVEWSAEDATRSEIDFLCRAVETAIKAGASTINLPDTVGYATPAEYERLVRTVIERVPNSDKAIFSTHCHNDLGLAVANSLAGVAGGARQIECTINGIGERAGNAAMEEIVMALRTRHDVMPWHTNIETTEIMRISRLVSTVTGFAVQNNKAIVGANAFAHESGIHQDGVLKNAETYEIMTPESVGLNKSSLVMGKHSGRHAFADKLRELGYELGDNAFQECFRRFKELGDRKKQIYDEDIVALVDDEVATSENRIQVVSLSTHSSSNGRAVSDMTLRVDGEEVSVVTYGSGPVDAAFNAIKQIIGFDPHLQLFQVHAVTQGTDAQAECTVRLEEGGRTVNGQGAHEDTVTAAARAYVSAVNKLTLKRQKTAPQPMVAS; this is encoded by the coding sequence ATGTCAGGTAACGACGCAAACCGTATCCGAATTTTCGACACCACCTTGCGAGATGGTGAACAATCCCCCGGCGCCTCGATGACGCTGGAGGAAAAGATCCGCATCGCCGAAGTTCTTGAGGCGATGAAGGTGGATATCATCGAGGCAGGCTTTGCCATTGCGTCGAACGGCGATTTTGAAGCTGTCTCGAAGATCGCGGCGCAAATCAAAAACTCCACTGTCTGTTCGCTGGCGCGTGCCGCAACAGCCGATATCGACCGTGCTGCCGAAGCGCTCAAAAGTGCCAAAAGCAGCCGTATTCACACCTTTATCGCGACGAGCCCCCTTCATATGCGCGTCAAACTGCAGATGGAACCTTCCGCAGTGCTCGAAGCCATCCATCGGTCTGTGAGCCATGCCCGCAGCCGGATGGGTGATGTGGAATGGTCGGCGGAGGATGCCACGCGTTCGGAGATCGATTTCCTGTGTCGGGCAGTCGAGACGGCGATCAAGGCCGGTGCCAGCACGATCAACCTGCCGGACACGGTTGGGTACGCTACGCCTGCAGAGTATGAGCGCTTGGTACGCACGGTAATAGAACGCGTGCCGAATAGCGACAAGGCGATCTTCTCGACACACTGCCACAATGACCTCGGCCTCGCGGTCGCCAACAGCCTCGCCGGTGTTGCGGGCGGAGCGCGCCAGATCGAATGCACCATCAATGGTATTGGCGAGCGCGCGGGCAATGCGGCGATGGAAGAGATCGTCATGGCGCTGCGCACCCGTCACGACGTGATGCCGTGGCACACTAATATCGAGACGACCGAGATCATGCGGATCAGCCGCCTGGTTTCCACCGTCACCGGCTTTGCGGTGCAGAACAACAAGGCCATCGTCGGCGCCAACGCCTTCGCGCATGAAAGCGGCATCCACCAGGACGGCGTGCTGAAGAATGCCGAAACCTACGAAATCATGACCCCGGAATCGGTGGGCCTCAACAAATCCTCGCTCGTCATGGGCAAGCATTCGGGACGCCATGCCTTCGCCGACAAGCTCCGCGAGCTCGGCTACGAGCTCGGCGACAATGCCTTCCAGGAATGTTTCCGCCGCTTCAAGGAACTCGGCGACCGCAAGAAGCAGATCTATGACGAGGATATCGTCGCGCTTGTGGACGACGAAGTGGCAACGAGCGAAAACCGCATTCAGGTGGTCAGCCTGTCGACCCATTCGTCCTCGAACGGTCGCGCTGTATCCGACATGACCCTGCGGGTGGACGGCGAGGAAGTCTCGGTCGTCACCTATGGCTCCGGCCCCGTGGACGCTGCCTTCAACGCCATCAAGCAGATCATCGGCTTCGATCCGCACCTGCAGCTTTTCCAGGTGCATGCGGTGACGCAAGGCACCGATGCGCAGGCCGAATGTACGGTCCGGCTTGAAGAAGGCGGTCGCACCGTGAACGGGCAGGGCGCCCATGAGGATACGGTCACAGCGGCAGCGCGCGCCTATGTGTCGGCGGTCAACAAGCTGACGCTGAAGCGCCAGAAGACGGCCCCCCAGCCGATGGTTGCCAGCTGA
- the ilvC gene encoding ketol-acid reductoisomerase, with protein MRVYFDSDADINLIKDKTIAIVGYGSQGHAHALNLRDSGIKNVIVALRPGSASAKKAEAAGFTVKSVADAAKESDMMMVLAPDEHQAAIYRNDIHANLKKGAALMFAHGLNIHFGLIEPRADLDIIMVAPKGPGHTVRNQYQQGRGVPSLIAVHQDVSGKAHDLCLAYASANGGGRAGIIETNFREECETDLFGEQAVLCGGISELIKAGFETLVEAGYAPEMAYFECLHETKLIVDLIYEGGIANMRYSISNTAEYGDYSTGPRIITAETKAEMKRVLDDIQKGKFVKDFMLDNAAGNPVLKAHRGLAARHPIEEVGSKLRSLMPWMKEGKLVDRERN; from the coding sequence ATGCGCGTTTATTTCGATAGTGATGCCGACATCAACCTGATCAAGGACAAGACCATCGCGATTGTCGGTTACGGCAGCCAGGGCCATGCCCACGCGCTGAACCTGCGCGACAGCGGCATCAAGAATGTGATCGTTGCCCTGCGCCCCGGTTCGGCCAGCGCCAAGAAAGCCGAAGCTGCCGGCTTCACCGTGAAATCGGTGGCCGATGCCGCCAAGGAATCGGACATGATGATGGTTCTGGCGCCCGATGAGCATCAGGCTGCTATCTACCGCAACGATATCCACGCGAACCTCAAAAAAGGCGCGGCGCTGATGTTCGCCCACGGCCTGAACATCCATTTTGGCCTCATCGAGCCGCGCGCTGACCTTGATATCATCATGGTTGCCCCCAAGGGCCCCGGCCACACCGTGCGCAACCAGTACCAGCAGGGCCGCGGTGTGCCGTCGCTCATCGCCGTTCATCAGGATGTCAGCGGCAAGGCGCATGACCTTTGCCTCGCCTACGCATCGGCTAACGGTGGCGGCCGCGCCGGCATCATCGAAACGAACTTCCGCGAAGAGTGCGAAACCGACCTCTTCGGCGAGCAGGCCGTGCTTTGCGGCGGTATCTCGGAACTGATCAAGGCCGGCTTCGAAACGCTGGTGGAAGCCGGCTACGCGCCTGAAATGGCCTATTTCGAGTGCCTGCACGAAACCAAGCTGATCGTGGACCTGATCTACGAAGGCGGCATCGCCAACATGCGCTACTCGATCTCGAACACCGCCGAATACGGCGACTATTCGACCGGCCCGCGCATCATCACCGCCGAAACGAAGGCCGAGATGAAGCGCGTTCTGGACGACATCCAGAAAGGCAAGTTCGTGAAGGACTTCATGCTGGATAACGCTGCCGGCAACCCGGTCCTGAAAGCGCACCGCGGCCTTGCCGCCCGTCATCCGATCGAGGAAGTGGGCTCGAAGCTCCGCTCGCTGATGCCCTGGATGAAGGAAGGCAAGCTCGTGGACCGCGAGCGCAACTGA
- the ilvN gene encoding acetolactate synthase small subunit has product MQEQGTIARHTISVIVDNEAGVLARVIGLFSGRGYNIESLTVASVDAEAKRSRITVVTTGTRMVIEQIKAQLDRLVPVHKVADLTVDGKFVSRELALVKVRGEGEKRVEALRLADAFRANTVDSTRTSFVFELTGSADKIDAFVELMSELGLVEVARTGAAALSRGTDGL; this is encoded by the coding sequence ATGCAAGAGCAGGGAACCATTGCGCGTCATACCATCAGTGTGATCGTGGACAACGAAGCGGGCGTGCTTGCCCGCGTGATCGGCCTGTTTTCGGGCCGTGGCTATAACATTGAAAGCCTGACTGTGGCTTCCGTGGACGCCGAAGCCAAGCGCTCGCGCATCACGGTTGTCACCACCGGCACCCGTATGGTGATCGAGCAGATCAAGGCACAGCTTGACCGGCTGGTGCCCGTTCACAAGGTTGCCGACCTGACGGTTGACGGCAAATTCGTCTCGCGCGAGCTGGCGCTCGTGAAAGTGCGGGGCGAGGGCGAGAAGCGCGTTGAAGCGCTGCGGCTTGCCGATGCCTTCCGTGCCAACACGGTGGACAGCACCAGAACCAGTTTCGTGTTCGAGCTTACGGGCTCGGCCGACAAGATCGACGCCTTTGTCGAGCTTATGAGCGAACTTGGCCTTGTCGAGGTTGCGCGGACCGGGGCGGCTGCCCTGTCGCGCGGCACCGACGGCCTCTGA